Proteins found in one Halobaculum sp. MBLA0147 genomic segment:
- a CDS encoding response regulator, translating to MSDAEARDPIRVLHVDDDAGFRRLVADSLQRFVDGVVVESVDCPAAVLDRLDRQAAAERARTDATAVDTSVGATPDDDETSVAGETETRGPTEAYGTTETGGETETDGTRETEGETDGGHGEIDCLLSDYEMPSTDGLQFLAAVRRRRPWLPFLLYTSRGDPELVSDALAAGVNDHVQKSTGEAHYVKLGNRIRREVERHRAREAAAERLAALEAAREGICVLDADGRVKYANDAYLELYGYERSELLGRRWETLRPESEVELIARDVLPFVEEHGEWGGETVGRRADGETFQESTEISALPDGELVVTARPFERRGDEE from the coding sequence ATGTCGGACGCCGAGGCTCGCGACCCGATCCGTGTGTTACACGTCGACGACGACGCCGGGTTCCGTCGGCTCGTCGCGGACAGCCTCCAGCGGTTCGTGGACGGCGTCGTCGTGGAGTCGGTCGACTGTCCGGCGGCGGTGTTGGACCGCCTCGACCGACAGGCTGCGGCCGAACGGGCGCGGACCGACGCGACGGCCGTCGACACGTCCGTGGGTGCGACGCCCGACGACGACGAGACGAGTGTCGCCGGCGAGACGGAGACGCGAGGGCCGACGGAGGCGTACGGGACGACGGAGACGGGGGGTGAGACGGAGACGGACGGGACGAGGGAGACGGAGGGCGAGACGGACGGCGGTCACGGCGAGATCGACTGTCTGCTCAGCGACTACGAGATGCCGTCGACGGACGGGTTGCAGTTCCTCGCGGCCGTGCGTCGCCGCCGCCCGTGGCTCCCCTTCCTGTTGTACACGAGTCGTGGCGACCCCGAGCTCGTCTCGGACGCGCTGGCCGCGGGTGTGAACGACCACGTCCAGAAGTCGACGGGGGAGGCTCACTACGTGAAGCTCGGCAACCGGATTCGACGGGAGGTGGAGCGGCACCGAGCGCGCGAGGCCGCGGCGGAGCGACTGGCGGCGCTGGAAGCCGCACGCGAGGGGATCTGTGTCCTCGACGCCGACGGGCGGGTGAAGTACGCCAACGACGCGTACCTCGAGTTGTACGGCTACGAGCGGTCGGAGTTGCTCGGCCGGCGGTGGGAGACGCTGCGCCCCGAGTCGGAGGTCGAACTGATCGCCCGCGACGTGCTCCCGTTCGTCGAGGAACACGGCGAGTGGGGCGGCGAGACGGTCGGCCGCCGCGCCGACGGCGAGACGTTCCAGGAGTCGACCGAGATCTCGGCACTCCCCGACGGCGAACTCGTCGTCACCGCGCGGCCGTTCGAACGACGTGGTGACGAGGAGTGA
- a CDS encoding amphi-Trp domain-containing protein, with product MVEEVVFESERREDRATVAETLRTVADRLEADGRVTLSAGGESVEIDVPEQPTFEVKVENEGSERSIEFELEWDTTDGASDTGGSLSVE from the coding sequence ATGGTCGAGGAAGTCGTGTTCGAATCCGAGCGGCGAGAGGACCGTGCGACGGTGGCGGAGACGCTCCGGACCGTCGCGGACAGACTCGAGGCGGACGGTCGCGTCACGCTGTCGGCCGGCGGAGAGTCGGTCGAGATCGACGTCCCCGAGCAGCCGACCTTCGAGGTGAAAGTCGAGAACGAGGGCTCCGAACGGAGTATCGAGTTCGAGTTGGAGTGGGACACCACCGACGGCGCGAGCGACACGGGTGGCTCGCTGTCCGTCGAGTGA
- a CDS encoding AAA family ATPase gives MTDGPDASDTGDASVTPVLDGGSALSGDAPTATLVDDSLTSVTSAAATTASLVVVCGPPGVGKTTVAETAAERLDATLLRTDVVRKDLFPAPTYSDEETTRVYTELLERARSRLAREESVVLDGTFRTRDTRRRAAGVAETTDTPARLVRVACEEPVVRRRLADREDDASDADFAVHRSIREQFEPLELAHARIDNSGTAAATRRQVEERL, from the coding sequence GTGACCGACGGACCGGACGCGAGCGACACGGGCGACGCGAGTGTGACACCGGTCCTCGACGGCGGATCGGCACTGTCGGGCGACGCCCCGACCGCGACGCTGGTCGACGACTCACTCACGAGTGTCACGTCGGCCGCGGCGACGACGGCCTCGCTGGTCGTCGTCTGCGGCCCGCCGGGCGTCGGGAAGACGACGGTCGCCGAGACGGCCGCGGAGCGACTCGACGCCACGCTCCTCCGGACGGACGTGGTCCGGAAGGATCTCTTCCCGGCGCCCACCTACAGCGACGAGGAGACCACGCGCGTCTACACGGAACTCTTGGAGCGCGCCCGGTCGCGGCTGGCTCGCGAGGAGTCGGTCGTCCTCGACGGTACGTTCCGGACCCGCGACACCCGCCGTCGTGCGGCCGGCGTCGCCGAGACGACAGACACCCCGGCTCGCCTCGTCCGCGTCGCCTGCGAGGAACCGGTGGTCCGCCGCCGCCTCGCCGACCGCGAGGACGACGCCAGCGACGCCGACTTCGCGGTCCACCGCTCGATCCGCGAGCAGTTCGAACCGCTGGAGTTGGCCCACGCCCGGATCGACAACTCCGGGACTGCGGCGGCGACGCGGCGACAGGTCGAGGAGCGGCTCTAG
- a CDS encoding universal stress protein — protein sequence MADYERILLPVAGDGDVETVVDHAHTLAAALDAELVALHVVDPDADETETAPAGEAGTVENPRSPEAVFEAVADRIGDVSLERATVEGEPGDVIVEQVEARDCDFVVMGTHRRQGLDRLVTGSVADHVGKAAAVPVTTVVVD from the coding sequence ATGGCCGACTACGAGCGAATCCTCCTGCCGGTCGCCGGGGACGGCGACGTGGAGACGGTGGTCGATCACGCACACACACTCGCGGCGGCGTTGGACGCGGAACTGGTGGCGCTCCACGTCGTGGACCCGGATGCAGACGAGACGGAGACGGCGCCCGCCGGCGAGGCGGGGACGGTCGAGAACCCGCGGTCGCCGGAGGCGGTGTTCGAGGCGGTCGCCGACCGGATCGGCGACGTGTCGTTGGAGCGTGCGACCGTCGAGGGAGAGCCGGGTGACGTGATCGTCGAGCAGGTCGAGGCGCGAGACTGTGACTTCGTCGTCATGGGGACCCACCGGCGGCAGGGGTTGGACCGCCTCGTGACGGGGAGCGTTGCGGACCACGTCGGGAAGGCCGCGGCGGTGCCGGTGACGACGGTCGTCGTCGACTGA
- a CDS encoding amidohydrolase family protein has product MSTLVLRDGTVADADGTVAADVAVDTTNGEITAVGDVSDAVAAADDLTEIDASDDYVAPGLIDSHVHIQMDGRADTESVHGEATESLALTAAGNARSVVERGVTTVRDLGSANGLAVHVRDAVAEDRIVGPRVRACGRAITMTGGHGHWFGREADGAAEIRTAVREQLKLGADVVKCMATGGVLTAGADTGAVELTREELEVLVDTAAAKGVPTAAHAHGKAGIVNASEAGITSVEHGTYMDREAAEIMAENGTYWVPTASALRGIVDNPDAGIPAEAMAKAEDAAEEFASSFEHAVAAGVPIAMGTDAGTPFNYADQIPAELGYMLEYGMEPEAVLEAATVNAADLLGLEDVGLVEAGYAADLVVVPENPREDPTTYEDAAVVVADGDRIV; this is encoded by the coding sequence ATGAGTACACTCGTACTCCGTGACGGCACCGTCGCCGACGCCGACGGCACCGTCGCGGCCGACGTGGCGGTCGACACGACGAACGGGGAGATCACGGCGGTCGGCGACGTGAGCGACGCCGTCGCCGCCGCGGACGACCTCACCGAGATCGACGCGAGCGACGACTACGTCGCGCCGGGGCTGATCGACAGCCACGTCCACATCCAGATGGACGGCCGCGCCGACACCGAGTCGGTCCACGGCGAAGCCACGGAGTCACTCGCGCTGACGGCCGCCGGGAACGCACGCAGCGTGGTCGAGCGCGGCGTCACCACCGTCCGGGACCTCGGCTCCGCGAACGGGTTGGCCGTCCACGTCCGCGACGCCGTCGCGGAGGATCGGATCGTTGGCCCGCGCGTCCGCGCCTGTGGGCGAGCCATCACGATGACCGGCGGCCACGGCCACTGGTTCGGGCGCGAGGCCGACGGCGCCGCCGAGATCCGCACCGCCGTCCGCGAACAGCTGAAGCTCGGCGCGGACGTTGTGAAGTGCATGGCGACCGGCGGCGTCCTCACCGCCGGTGCCGACACGGGTGCCGTCGAACTCACCCGCGAGGAACTCGAGGTGCTCGTCGACACCGCCGCCGCGAAGGGTGTCCCGACCGCGGCACACGCCCACGGGAAGGCCGGGATCGTCAACGCCAGCGAGGCCGGGATCACCAGCGTCGAACACGGCACCTACATGGACCGCGAGGCCGCCGAGATCATGGCCGAGAACGGCACCTACTGGGTGCCCACCGCCAGCGCACTGCGGGGGATCGTCGACAATCCCGACGCCGGCATCCCCGCGGAGGCGATGGCGAAGGCCGAAGACGCCGCCGAGGAGTTCGCCTCCTCGTTCGAGCACGCCGTCGCGGCGGGGGTGCCGATCGCGATGGGGACCGACGCCGGCACCCCGTTCAACTACGCCGACCAGATCCCCGCGGAGTTGGGGTACATGCTGGAGTACGGGATGGAGCCGGAGGCGGTACTGGAGGCGGCGACGGTGAACGCCGCCGACCTACTCGGGCTCGAGGACGTGGGTCTCGTGGAGGCGGGGTACGCCGCCGACCTCGTCGTCGTCCCGGAGAACCCACGCGAGGATCCGACGACGTACGAGGACGCCGCCGTGGTCGTCGCCGACGGCGATCGGATCGTCTGA